Proteins from one Embleya scabrispora genomic window:
- a CDS encoding SDR family oxidoreductase, whose translation MSTPSEETPPPPQQQSAPGTTEEMAPPPRDEMADYRGSGLLDGKRALITGGDSGIGRAVAVAFAKEGADVAIAYLSDQEDRDAAHTRRLVEAAGRRCVVHRADLSIEDNCRVMVEHAATELGGLDILVNNCGTQNPVDDLEHLDSAQWEYTFRVNIHSFFWTTKAALAHLPSGGSVINTSSINGLRGNKTLIDYSATKGAILALTYSLAQSFQERGIRVNAVAPGPVWTPLIPATFPPEKVASFGQQTPMGRAAHPDEIAPSYVFFASGRLSGYYSGEVLAPIGGETLPG comes from the coding sequence ATGAGTACACCGTCCGAGGAGACTCCCCCGCCCCCGCAGCAGCAGAGTGCCCCGGGTACGACCGAGGAGATGGCGCCGCCTCCCCGGGACGAGATGGCCGACTACCGGGGCAGCGGGCTCCTCGACGGGAAACGCGCGCTGATCACCGGCGGCGACTCGGGTATCGGGCGCGCGGTGGCCGTCGCGTTCGCCAAGGAGGGCGCCGACGTCGCCATCGCGTACCTGTCCGACCAGGAGGACCGGGACGCCGCGCACACGCGCCGGCTCGTGGAGGCGGCGGGGCGCAGGTGCGTGGTCCACCGCGCCGACCTGTCGATCGAGGACAACTGCCGGGTGATGGTCGAGCACGCCGCGACCGAACTCGGCGGGCTCGACATCCTCGTCAACAACTGCGGCACGCAGAACCCGGTCGACGACCTCGAGCACCTCGACAGCGCCCAATGGGAGTACACGTTCCGGGTGAACATCCACAGCTTCTTCTGGACCACCAAGGCCGCGCTCGCGCACCTCCCGTCGGGTGGCAGCGTGATCAACACGTCGTCGATCAACGGTCTGCGCGGGAACAAGACCCTGATCGACTATTCCGCGACCAAGGGCGCGATCCTGGCGCTCACCTATTCGCTGGCCCAGTCCTTCCAGGAACGCGGCATCCGGGTCAACGCCGTCGCCCCCGGACCGGTCTGGACCCCGCTCATCCCGGCCACGTTCCCGCCGGAAAAGGTCGCCTCGTTCGGGCAGCAGACGCCCATGGGACGCGCCGCACATCCCGACGAGATCGCCCCGTCCTACGTCTTCTTCGCCTCCGGTCGCCTCTCCGGCTACTACTCGGGCGAGGTCCTGGCCCCGATCGGCGGCGAAACCCTTCCCGGCTGA
- a CDS encoding SDR family NAD(P)-dependent oxidoreductase: protein MRNWDDRVVALTGAGSGLGRALALEFARRGARLALADADEGALADTGERVAATCGHRPRATGLDVADRDAVRAWADETAARLGGVDVVINNAGVGLVAPFEETSLENFEWLMRSNFWGVVYCCRAFLPHLHRSSAAHLVNVASVFGLIGVPAMSTYCASKYAVMGFTEALRHEMRLSRANVRVTTVLPGGIRTGFAGSARKSASVDGDALTSVSARIALTSPERAAAVIAGRLGRGPRRLRVGPDAVLIDLGRRLLGAGVEPLAERVAKRLLPMGWDVHPEPARRNRPRTSPGLGGPESGGTVPR from the coding sequence ATGCGGAACTGGGACGACAGGGTGGTGGCGCTCACCGGGGCGGGCTCGGGGCTCGGCCGGGCGTTGGCACTGGAATTCGCCCGACGCGGGGCCCGGCTGGCGCTGGCCGACGCCGACGAGGGGGCCTTGGCCGACACCGGTGAACGCGTCGCCGCCACCTGCGGACACCGACCACGTGCCACCGGCCTGGACGTGGCCGACCGTGACGCGGTGCGGGCGTGGGCGGACGAGACCGCGGCGCGCCTGGGCGGCGTCGATGTGGTGATCAACAACGCCGGAGTGGGCCTGGTCGCTCCTTTCGAGGAGACGAGCCTGGAGAACTTCGAATGGTTGATGCGCAGCAACTTCTGGGGGGTCGTGTACTGCTGCCGGGCGTTCCTCCCGCACCTGCACCGATCCTCCGCGGCGCACCTGGTCAACGTCGCGAGCGTGTTCGGCCTCATCGGGGTGCCGGCCATGAGCACCTATTGCGCCTCGAAGTACGCGGTCATGGGATTCACCGAGGCGTTGCGGCACGAGATGCGGCTGTCCCGGGCGAACGTGCGCGTGACGACGGTGCTGCCCGGTGGCATCCGTACCGGCTTCGCCGGTTCCGCCCGAAAGTCGGCGAGCGTGGACGGCGACGCGTTGACGAGCGTCAGCGCCCGTATCGCGCTCACCTCTCCGGAGCGTGCGGCGGCGGTGATCGCGGGCCGTCTCGGGCGGGGCCCGCGCCGGCTGCGGGTGGGCCCGGACGCGGTGCTGATCGATCTCGGGCGGCGGCTCCTCGGCGCGGGCGTGGAGCCGTTGGCGGAGCGCGTCGCGAAACGTCTGCTGCCGATGGGCTGGGATGTGCACCCTGAACCGGCCCGGCGAAACCGGCCGCGAACAAGCCCCGGACTCGGCGGCCCCGAAAGCGGCGGAACGGTCCCGCGATAG
- a CDS encoding SDR family NAD(P)-dependent oxidoreductase: MLVTGGSRGLGLLIAREFARLGARVTICARDEEELVRAAALIRDDTGRSVAWEQCDLSDAQAVDALVAAVTKRHGPVEVLVNNAGIITVGPLATLDVDAFRRAIEVMFMAPVRLTLAVLPGMRERGDGRVINVTSIGGRIAAPHLLPYDCAKFAATGFSEGLRAELAGSGVSVTTAVPGLMRTGSHRAARFTGRRSREYAWFAAAASLPLVSMDAERAARLIVRAGIRRRPELVLTAVAKVAVRAHGLAPATTTRVLSLAARLLPSADSSATSRETSGSSEHAKGTPWTDRVAALGERAAHRWNEPGTS; the protein is encoded by the coding sequence GTGCTGGTCACGGGGGGCTCGCGCGGTCTGGGCCTGCTGATCGCGCGCGAGTTCGCCCGGCTGGGGGCGCGGGTGACGATCTGCGCCCGGGACGAGGAGGAGCTCGTTCGCGCCGCGGCGCTCATCCGCGACGACACCGGCCGCTCGGTGGCCTGGGAACAATGCGATCTGAGCGACGCACAGGCCGTCGACGCCCTGGTCGCGGCGGTGACGAAGCGGCACGGCCCGGTGGAGGTCCTGGTCAACAACGCCGGGATCATCACCGTGGGCCCCCTCGCGACGCTGGACGTGGACGCCTTCCGCCGGGCGATCGAGGTCATGTTCATGGCACCGGTACGGCTGACCCTGGCGGTGTTGCCGGGGATGCGCGAGCGCGGCGACGGCAGGGTGATCAACGTGACCTCGATCGGCGGCCGGATCGCGGCGCCCCATCTGCTGCCCTACGACTGCGCGAAGTTCGCCGCGACGGGGTTCTCCGAGGGCCTGCGTGCCGAACTGGCCGGTTCGGGCGTCAGCGTGACCACCGCGGTGCCCGGACTCATGCGTACGGGCTCGCATCGGGCCGCGCGCTTCACGGGACGGCGTTCGCGCGAGTACGCCTGGTTCGCCGCCGCCGCGTCGCTGCCCCTGGTGTCGATGGACGCGGAGCGGGCGGCGCGGCTGATCGTCCGCGCCGGGATCCGGCGCAGGCCGGAACTGGTGTTGACGGCGGTGGCCAAGGTGGCCGTCCGCGCCCACGGACTCGCCCCGGCGACCACGACCCGGGTGCTCTCCCTCGCCGCGCGGCTGTTGCCCTCGGCGGATTCCTCGGCGACGTCGCGCGAGACGTCGGGGTCGAGCGAGCACGCGAAGGGAACCCCGTGGACCGACCGTGTCGCGGCACTGGGCGAACGGGCCGCGCACCGTTGGAACGAGCCCGGCACGTCCTGA
- a CDS encoding carbohydrate-binding protein has translation MDIDDTDIDKPYSEGPEDTASRGITRKNLLKAALVAAPLPFLIGGVPALARSARDSGADLEPTPFCHDGDAPTIEQTEGPYFKPNSPLRTVLATSSTPGIPLTVTGFVFGRQCQPLANVLLDFWQADTNGEYDNVGYTFRGHQFTNAQGAYTLTTIVPGLYPGRTRHLHVKVQAPNKPILTTQTYFPNEPRNNTDTIFDPRLLMTVRQVGSGREASFDFVLNINGTPPTTPPTGRPWKAGTNYAVGDQVTYGGATYRCLVAHLSRPGWEPPNYTFLWRRL, from the coding sequence GTGGACATCGACGACACGGACATCGACAAGCCGTACAGCGAAGGACCGGAGGACACCGCGTCGCGCGGCATCACCCGGAAGAACCTGTTGAAGGCCGCGCTCGTGGCGGCGCCGCTGCCGTTCCTGATCGGCGGCGTCCCCGCACTGGCCCGCTCGGCCCGCGACTCGGGTGCCGACCTGGAGCCGACGCCGTTCTGCCATGACGGCGACGCGCCCACCATCGAGCAGACCGAGGGGCCGTACTTCAAGCCCAATTCGCCGCTGCGCACGGTACTCGCGACGTCGAGCACCCCGGGCATCCCCCTCACCGTGACCGGCTTCGTCTTCGGCCGGCAGTGCCAACCACTGGCCAACGTGCTGCTGGACTTCTGGCAGGCGGACACCAACGGCGAGTACGACAACGTCGGATACACCTTCCGCGGCCACCAGTTCACCAACGCGCAGGGCGCGTACACGCTCACCACGATCGTGCCCGGCCTGTACCCGGGCCGCACCCGACACCTTCACGTGAAGGTCCAGGCGCCGAACAAGCCGATCCTCACCACCCAGACGTACTTCCCGAACGAACCGCGCAACAACACCGACACCATCTTCGACCCCCGCCTGCTCATGACGGTTCGTCAGGTGGGCTCGGGGCGCGAGGCGTCGTTCGACTTCGTGCTGAACATCAACGGCACGCCGCCGACGACCCCGCCCACCGGCCGCCCCTGGAAGGCCGGTACGAACTACGCCGTGGGCGACCAGGTCACCTACGGCGGCGCGACCTACCGCTGCCTCGTGGCCCACCTGTCCCGCCCCGGCTGGGAACCACCGAACTACACGTTCCTGTGGCGACGCCTCTGA
- a CDS encoding TOPRIM nucleotidyl transferase/hydrolase domain-containing protein — protein MADMGAFRDAVTGWVAGGSGESAGELAEELGVRTAVLLEGPSDVAAVETLAALGGRDLASEGVCVLAMGGAMSIGRYAGLLGSPGLRLRLVGLCDEAEKPFYDRGFDRVHASRAGLFVCTADLEDELVRALGVPRIEEIIHSEGDLRAWQTFVRQPAQQNRLPPQRMRRFLGTKKGRKIRYAHLLTRALTPTRIPAPLTDLLESL, from the coding sequence ATGGCGGATATGGGTGCGTTTCGGGATGCGGTCACAGGCTGGGTGGCAGGCGGCTCCGGGGAGTCGGCGGGGGAGTTGGCCGAGGAACTGGGGGTGCGGACGGCGGTGCTGCTGGAAGGCCCGAGCGATGTCGCGGCCGTCGAAACCCTCGCCGCGCTCGGTGGCCGCGACCTCGCCTCCGAGGGGGTGTGCGTCCTGGCGATGGGCGGCGCAATGAGCATCGGCCGCTACGCCGGCCTCCTGGGGTCGCCGGGATTGCGCCTACGCCTGGTCGGACTGTGCGACGAGGCCGAGAAGCCCTTCTACGATCGCGGCTTCGACCGCGTACACGCCTCTCGTGCCGGGCTGTTCGTGTGTACGGCCGACCTCGAGGACGAACTCGTCCGCGCCCTCGGCGTGCCACGGATCGAGGAGATCATCCACTCCGAGGGCGACCTCCGAGCCTGGCAGACCTTCGTACGCCAACCCGCCCAACAAAACCGGCTCCCACCCCAACGCATGCGCCGCTTCCTCGGCACCAAGAAGGGCCGCAAAATCCGCTACGCCCACCTGCTGACCAGGGCCCTCACCCCCACCCGGATCCCCGCGCCCCTCACCGACCTATTGGAAAGCCTGTAA
- a CDS encoding zinc-dependent alcohol dehydrogenase has translation MKALTWHGRRDVRVDTVPDPVIKDPDDVIVKVTSSGICGSDLHLYEVLGPFLTEGDILGHEPMGIVEEVGPGVTELRPGDRVVVPFNVSCGDCHTCGQGLHSQCETTRVHEYGMGGSLFGYTKLYGQVPGGQAEFLRVPFGNRLPVKVPDGPPDDRFVYLSDVLPTAWQAVEYAAVPPGGSVAVLGLGPIGDMACRIALHRGAGTVIGIDLVPERLRRAHERGVTVLDWNAHDDIAEAVRDLTGGRGPDAVIDAVGMEAHGAPVAKFAQQVTGLLPDAVAAKLMRTTGVDRLSALHAAIAIVRRGGTISLSGVYGGMADPMPLLTMFDKQIQLRMGQANVHRWVPDLLPLLGDDDPLGTDDFATHRIPLADAPGAYERFQKKQDGTVKVLLRP, from the coding sequence ATGAAGGCACTGACCTGGCACGGCCGCCGCGACGTCCGCGTGGACACCGTGCCCGACCCCGTGATCAAGGATCCGGACGATGTGATCGTCAAGGTCACCTCCTCCGGGATTTGTGGCTCGGACCTGCACCTGTACGAGGTCCTGGGGCCCTTCCTGACCGAGGGCGACATCCTGGGACACGAGCCCATGGGCATCGTCGAGGAGGTCGGCCCGGGCGTCACGGAGCTGCGGCCGGGCGATCGTGTGGTGGTTCCGTTCAATGTCTCGTGCGGCGACTGCCACACCTGCGGTCAGGGCCTGCACTCACAGTGCGAGACCACCCGGGTGCACGAGTACGGGATGGGTGGATCGTTGTTCGGCTACACCAAGTTGTACGGGCAAGTTCCCGGCGGGCAGGCGGAGTTCCTTCGGGTGCCGTTCGGCAACCGGCTCCCCGTCAAGGTTCCCGACGGGCCGCCGGACGACCGTTTCGTGTACCTGTCGGACGTACTGCCCACCGCCTGGCAGGCCGTGGAATACGCGGCCGTCCCACCCGGCGGCAGCGTGGCCGTCCTGGGCCTGGGGCCGATCGGCGACATGGCCTGCCGCATCGCCCTGCATCGCGGCGCCGGAACCGTCATCGGCATCGACCTGGTCCCCGAGCGACTGCGCCGCGCGCACGAACGCGGCGTGACCGTACTGGACTGGAACGCGCACGACGACATCGCCGAGGCCGTCCGCGACCTCACCGGCGGACGCGGCCCCGACGCGGTGATCGACGCGGTCGGGATGGAGGCGCACGGCGCGCCCGTGGCCAAGTTCGCCCAGCAGGTGACCGGACTGCTGCCGGACGCGGTCGCCGCGAAGCTGATGCGCACCACCGGCGTCGACCGGCTCAGCGCGCTCCACGCGGCCATCGCGATCGTGCGCCGCGGCGGCACGATCTCGCTGTCCGGGGTCTACGGCGGCATGGCCGACCCGATGCCCCTGCTGACCATGTTCGACAAGCAGATCCAACTGCGCATGGGGCAGGCCAACGTGCACCGCTGGGTCCCCGACCTCCTCCCCCTGCTCGGCGACGACGACCCGCTGGGTACCGACGACTTCGCCACCCACCGGATCCCCCTCGCCGACGCGCCCGGAGCCTACGAGCGCTTCCAGAAGAAGCAGGACGGCACCGTGAAGGTGCTCCTGCGCCCATAA
- a CDS encoding sigma-70 family RNA polymerase sigma factor, with product MTTATGNPDITRLRAATDRNLTRLATLEAGTRAHAALRNAIVQDNLNLATSACARYTRRTDLREDLRQVAAIGLIKAVDGYRPDRGSGFLAYAIPTIAGELKRYFRDHTWAVHARRGEQEQYLRLVRARDDLAARLGREPDHAELAARLDTDEDTVRVGLEAGAALRTDSLDATTPGTDRGDGRSSWHELHGAPDPALDLVVDRESLRPLIAELGERDRRILKLRFWDDLTQSEIGDRLGLSQMHVSRLLTRAFSTLRAGMLATT from the coding sequence ATGACCACCGCCACCGGCAACCCCGACATCACCCGTCTTCGTGCCGCCACCGACCGCAACCTCACCCGCCTGGCCACCCTGGAGGCCGGCACCCGCGCGCACGCCGCGCTGCGCAACGCCATCGTCCAGGACAACCTCAACCTCGCCACCAGCGCCTGCGCGCGCTACACCCGCCGCACCGACCTGCGCGAGGACCTGCGCCAAGTCGCCGCGATCGGATTGATCAAGGCCGTCGACGGCTACCGCCCCGACCGGGGCTCCGGGTTCCTCGCCTACGCCATACCCACCATCGCCGGCGAGCTGAAGCGCTACTTCCGCGACCACACCTGGGCCGTGCACGCCCGCAGAGGCGAACAGGAGCAGTACCTGCGCCTCGTCCGCGCCCGCGACGACCTCGCCGCCCGGCTCGGACGCGAACCCGACCACGCCGAACTCGCCGCTCGGCTCGACACCGACGAGGACACCGTCCGCGTCGGCCTGGAGGCCGGGGCGGCGCTGCGCACCGACTCCCTCGACGCGACCACCCCCGGCACCGACCGGGGCGACGGCCGAAGCTCCTGGCACGAACTGCACGGTGCCCCGGACCCGGCCCTGGACCTCGTGGTCGACCGCGAATCGCTGCGCCCACTGATCGCCGAACTCGGCGAACGCGACCGCCGCATCCTCAAACTCCGCTTCTGGGACGACCTCACCCAGTCCGAGATCGGCGACCGCCTCGGCCTGTCCCAGATGCACGTCTCGCGCCTGCTCACCCGCGCCTTCAGCACCCTGCGCGCCGGCATGCTCGCCACCACCTGA
- a CDS encoding chaplin, producing the protein MSTFKKVSVLMAGSAAVVLAGAGAAHAEAESNGAAVDSPGVISGNNIQVPIHIPVNLCGNTIDVIAVLNPAFGNVCLNVDDSDDDHGKHHGEQHAPQHGDHRG; encoded by the coding sequence GTGAGCACGTTCAAGAAGGTCAGCGTGTTGATGGCCGGCAGCGCGGCCGTGGTGCTGGCGGGCGCGGGCGCGGCCCACGCCGAGGCCGAGTCGAACGGCGCGGCCGTCGACTCTCCCGGTGTGATCTCCGGCAACAACATCCAGGTGCCGATCCACATCCCGGTCAACCTGTGCGGGAACACGATCGACGTGATCGCCGTCCTGAACCCGGCGTTCGGCAACGTCTGCCTGAACGTCGACGACAGCGACGACGACCACGGCAAGCACCACGGCGAGCAGCACGCGCCGCAGCACGGCGACCACCGGGGCTGA
- a CDS encoding catalase, whose protein sequence is MAKSEPASRKPDPAGVIPGSPGSEPAPLDEPTRPHEPLPPKPDQSGPDTVSPTGQPTGADQATVAQGGAYLTTAQGLRLPDTDHSLKAGPRGPVLLQDHHLREKITHFDHERIPERVVHARGAAAHGVFVGYGNAANVTKAAFLDKDVETPVFVRFSTVLGSRGSADTVRDTRGFATKFYTTEGVFDLVGNNIPVFFIQDAIKFPDIIHAGKPHPDREIPQAQSAHDTFWDFVSLHTEATHHTIWNMSDRAIPRSFRTMEGFGIHTFRLVAADGGTTLVKFHWKPKAGVHSLVWEEAQLISGMDPDFHRRDLADAIEAGAFPQWELGIQTFPDTADQTFEGIDLLDPTKIVPEELAPVRPIGLLTLNANPSNYFAETEQVAFHPGHLVPGIDVTDDPLLAGRLFSYLDTQISRLGGPNFAQIPINRPHAPVNDMLRDGLHQDAVHSGVAPYRPNSLDGGCPFTAGADLGGYVEVPVPLPAATKVREAPASFADHTSQPRLFWLSLTPIEREHVTAAYTFELGKCHEPAIKERNLRVLADIDPVLCARVAEGLGLPAPAPSEPLPSVQPSPALSQIRGTWPVDGRVIGIVAGLTADLDGVRAVRQAVFDAGMVPLVIAPTGGELGADGDAAPIPVQRTFTTARSVEFDAILLAGTPAPGKDAYGARDAKAGNGTPASATDPRIVLMLAEAYRHAKPIGGWAGSEDCLTAAGIPTDSPGVILAEEAGGVLADVVELLGAHRVWERFPAAAADAG, encoded by the coding sequence ATGGCCAAGTCCGAGCCCGCGAGCCGCAAGCCCGACCCCGCCGGCGTCATCCCCGGCAGTCCCGGCAGCGAACCGGCCCCGCTCGACGAGCCGACCCGGCCGCATGAGCCCCTTCCGCCCAAGCCGGACCAGAGCGGCCCGGACACGGTGAGCCCGACCGGACAGCCCACGGGCGCGGACCAGGCGACAGTGGCGCAGGGTGGCGCGTACCTGACCACCGCCCAGGGACTGCGCCTGCCGGACACCGATCACTCGCTCAAGGCCGGCCCGCGCGGACCGGTCCTGCTCCAGGACCACCATCTGCGGGAGAAGATCACCCACTTCGACCACGAACGCATCCCCGAGCGCGTCGTGCACGCCAGGGGCGCCGCGGCCCACGGCGTGTTCGTCGGCTACGGCAACGCGGCGAACGTGACCAAGGCGGCATTCCTCGACAAGGACGTCGAGACGCCGGTGTTCGTGCGCTTCTCCACCGTGCTGGGCTCGCGCGGCTCCGCCGACACGGTGCGGGACACGAGGGGATTCGCGACCAAGTTCTACACCACCGAGGGCGTCTTCGACCTGGTCGGCAACAACATCCCCGTGTTCTTCATCCAGGACGCGATCAAGTTCCCGGACATCATCCACGCCGGGAAGCCGCATCCCGATCGGGAGATCCCGCAGGCCCAGAGCGCCCACGACACCTTCTGGGACTTCGTGTCGCTGCACACCGAGGCCACCCACCACACCATCTGGAACATGTCCGACCGCGCCATCCCGCGCTCGTTCCGCACGATGGAGGGTTTCGGGATCCATACCTTCCGGCTCGTGGCCGCGGACGGCGGCACGACGCTGGTGAAGTTCCACTGGAAGCCGAAGGCGGGCGTGCACTCCCTGGTGTGGGAGGAGGCGCAGCTCATCAGCGGGATGGATCCCGACTTCCACCGGCGCGACCTCGCCGACGCGATCGAGGCCGGGGCGTTCCCGCAGTGGGAGTTGGGCATCCAAACCTTCCCCGACACCGCCGACCAGACGTTCGAGGGCATCGACCTGCTCGACCCCACCAAGATCGTGCCCGAGGAACTCGCGCCCGTGCGGCCGATCGGCCTGCTCACCCTCAACGCCAACCCGAGCAACTACTTCGCCGAGACGGAACAGGTCGCGTTCCACCCCGGCCATCTCGTCCCGGGCATCGACGTCACCGACGACCCACTGCTCGCGGGCCGGTTGTTCTCCTACCTCGACACGCAGATCAGCAGGCTCGGCGGGCCCAACTTCGCGCAGATCCCGATCAACCGGCCGCACGCCCCGGTCAACGACATGCTCCGGGACGGCCTGCACCAGGACGCCGTACACAGCGGCGTCGCCCCCTACCGGCCGAACTCGCTGGACGGCGGCTGCCCGTTCACGGCCGGCGCCGACCTCGGCGGCTACGTCGAGGTACCGGTCCCGCTGCCGGCGGCGACCAAGGTCCGCGAGGCGCCCGCGTCCTTCGCCGACCACACGAGCCAGCCCCGGCTGTTCTGGCTCAGCCTGACCCCGATCGAACGCGAACACGTCACCGCCGCCTACACGTTCGAGCTCGGCAAGTGCCACGAACCGGCGATCAAGGAGCGCAACCTGCGCGTCCTGGCCGACATCGACCCGGTGCTGTGCGCCCGGGTCGCGGAGGGCCTGGGGCTGCCGGCTCCCGCGCCCTCCGAGCCGCTGCCCTCGGTCCAGCCCAGCCCCGCGCTGTCCCAGATCCGCGGGACGTGGCCGGTCGACGGCCGCGTGATCGGCATCGTCGCCGGTCTCACCGCGGACCTGGACGGTGTACGCGCGGTGCGGCAGGCGGTGTTCGACGCCGGCATGGTGCCGCTGGTCATCGCTCCCACCGGAGGCGAACTCGGCGCCGACGGCGACGCCGCGCCCATCCCCGTCCAGCGCACCTTCACCACCGCGCGTTCCGTCGAGTTCGACGCGATCCTGCTCGCGGGCACCCCCGCGCCGGGCAAGGACGCGTACGGCGCGCGGGACGCCAAGGCGGGCAACGGCACGCCCGCGTCGGCCACCGACCCGCGCATCGTGCTCATGCTCGCCGAGGCATACCGCCACGCCAAGCCCATCGGCGGCTGGGCGGGCAGCGAGGACTGCCTGACGGCGGCCGGCATCCCGACCGACTCCCCGGGAGTGATCCTGGCCGAGGAAGCGGGCGGCGTCCTGGCCGACGTGGTCGAACTCCTGGGCGCGCACCGGGTGTGGGAGCGTTTCCCCGCCGCCGCGGCCGACGCCGGCTGA